Below is a genomic region from Chromatiaceae bacterium.
CGGCCGGCACACCCGTGAACTTGCCGTCGACCTCGCTGTTCACCGTGACGTTGATGGTCCCGTAGCGTTTCGCCTCGGCGATCGCCTTTTTCGACCAGGACCCGGTGCGGAAGTAGTCCGCCTTGCCCGTCCTGCCGATCAGGTTCATCGGGATCATCGCGAACTGGCTGGACGCACCACCCTGCAGGAACAGCACCTTGTAGTTCGACGGCACTGCCATCAACTCGCGCAGATCGGCCTCGGCCTCGGCGGCGATGGACATGAACTCCTTGCCGCGATGGCTCATCTCCATCACCGACATACCCGAACCGTGCCAGTCGAGCAGCTCGTCTCGGGCCTGTGCCAGGACTTCTTCGGGAAGCGCCGCGGGACCGGCGCTGAAATTGTAAACACGGGACATAGTGATTTCCGGTCAGGTTGAATGATGCTTCGCAAGATGGGATGCGCAGCGCCGGTCACCGGGACCGCGCCGCGCAGAAACGGCCATCAATCGTCGTCGACCTCTGGCGCGTCGTATTCGTCGTCTTCGGCGTCCAGCGCCTCGATGCGTTCGATGCCGATCAGCTTCTCGTCCTTGGACAGGCGGATCATCGTCACGCCCTGGGTATCGCGGCCCATCTGCGAGACGTCGGCAACACGGGTGCGCACCAGGGTGCCCCGGTCGGTGATGAGCATGATCTCGTCATCCTCGGTGACGCGCACCGCGCCCACCTGCTCGCCGTTGCGGTCCGAGGTCTTGATCGAGATCACACCCATGCCGCCACGCCCCTTGACCGGGAACTGTTCGACCGGCGTGCGCTTGCCATAACCGTTCGCGGTCACCGTCATCACGTCGCCGTCGTCGCCGATGATCAGCGAGATCACCCGTTGATCCTTGCCGAGCCTGATCCCGCGCACGCCGCATGCCGTACGTCCCATGGCGCGCACGTCCGACTCCTTGAAGCGAATCGCCTTGCCGGCCGAGTTGAACAACATGATGCTCTGGCTGCCATCGGTGATGTCGACGCCGATCAGCTGATCGTCCTCGCGGAGATCGACCGCGATGATGCCGCTCGAACGCGGTCTGGAGAAATCCACCAACGGTGTCTTCTTGACCGTACCCGAGGCGGTCGCCATGAACACGAACCGGTCCTGCGCGTATTCACGCACCGGCAACACCGCATTGATGCGTTCGCCCTGCTCCAGAGGCAGCAGGTTGACCATCGGCCGACCGCGCGCCGTGCGTCCGGCCTGCGGCAGTTCGTAGACCTTGAGCCAGTAGCATTTGCCGCGACTCGAAAAGCACAGGATGGTGTCGTGCGTGTTGGCGACGAACAGTTTGTCGATGAAGTCCTCGTCCTTGGTCGTGGTCGCGGTCTTGCCGCGCCCGCCGCGGCGCTGCGCGCGGTAGTCGGTGACCGGCTGCGCCTTGGCGTAACCCTGGTGCGACAGCGTCACGACCACGTCCTCTTCGGTGATCAGGTCTTCGAGGGTCAGGTCCATCTGGTTGAGCACGATCTCGCTACGGCGCTGGTCGCCGAACTGCTCGCGCACATCGACCAACTCGTCCTTGATCACCTGCATCAACCTGTCGGCGCTCGAGAGGATTTCAAGCAAATCTGCAATTTTATCCAGTATCTCCTGGAATTCATTGATAATTTTATCCTGCTCAAGCCCGGTCAGCTTCTGCAGGCGCAGATCGAGGATCGCCTGCGCCTGGGTCTCCGTCAGACGGTAACCCTCGGCGGTCAGGCCGAACCCGGGCGCCAGGTCCTCCGGACGCGAGGCATCCGCGCCGCTGCGCGCCAGCATCGCGTCGACCGTGCCCGACTGCCAGGCGCGCTCGACCAGGGCGCGCTTCGCCTCGGCCGGACTCGGTGCGGCCTTGATCAGCGCGATCACCTCGTCGATGTTCGCGAGTGCGACCGCCAGACCTTCGAGGATGTGG
It encodes:
- the gyrA gene encoding DNA gyrase subunit A, translating into MTEFAKEILPVNLEDEMQQSYLDYAMSVIVGRALPDVRDGLKPVHRRVLFAMGELGNDWNKPYKKSARVVGDVIGKYHPHGDTAVYDTIVRMAQPFSLRYMLVDGQGNFGSVDGDAPAAMRYTEVRMSKIAHELLADIDKETVDFTPNYDESEQEPQVLPAKFPNLLVNGSSGIAVGMATNIPPHNLTEVINACVRLIEEPTVGIEDLMEIVPGPDFPTAAIINGVRGVREAYRTGRGKVYIRARTTIEDMDSGRQRIVVSELPYQVNKARLLEKIAELVKEKKLEGISELRDESDKDGMRMVIELRRGEVPEVVLNNLYQQTQMQNVFGINMVALVDGQPRTLNLKQLLEYFLRHRREVVTRRTLFELRKARERAHILEGLAVALANIDEVIALIKAAPSPAEAKRALVERAWQSGTVDAMLARSGADASRPEDLAPGFGLTAEGYRLTETQAQAILDLRLQKLTGLEQDKIINEFQEILDKIADLLEILSSADRLMQVIKDELVDVREQFGDQRRSEIVLNQMDLTLEDLITEEDVVVTLSHQGYAKAQPVTDYRAQRRGGRGKTATTTKDEDFIDKLFVANTHDTILCFSSRGKCYWLKVYELPQAGRTARGRPMVNLLPLEQGERINAVLPVREYAQDRFVFMATASGTVKKTPLVDFSRPRSSGIIAVDLREDDQLIGVDITDGSQSIMLFNSAGKAIRFKESDVRAMGRTACGVRGIRLGKDQRVISLIIGDDGDVMTVTANGYGKRTPVEQFPVKGRGGMGVISIKTSDRNGEQVGAVRVTEDDEIMLITDRGTLVRTRVADVSQMGRDTQGVTMIRLSKDEKLIGIERIEALDAEDDEYDAPEVDDD